A single window of Achromobacter xylosoxidans DNA harbors:
- a CDS encoding TIGR00730 family Rossman fold protein has translation MTLKNICVYCGSNPGARPDYLEQARVLARELVKRDLGLVYGGSIVGIMGVIANEVLAGGGRVIGVIPELLQKKEQAHRGLTELHLVQSMHERKAMMMEKADGFIALPGGAGTLEEFFEVWTWAQLSMHQKPCGLLNIAGYYDALMQFIDHAVDEAFMRPQHRDMLVVESDPATLLDRYAIYEPPNVSKWFEPVKPEHRAP, from the coding sequence GACTATCTGGAACAGGCCCGCGTGCTGGCCCGAGAACTGGTCAAGCGCGACCTGGGCCTGGTCTACGGCGGCTCGATCGTCGGCATCATGGGCGTGATCGCCAACGAGGTGCTGGCGGGCGGCGGCCGGGTGATCGGCGTGATCCCTGAACTGCTGCAAAAGAAGGAACAGGCCCATCGCGGCCTGACCGAATTGCACCTGGTGCAAAGCATGCACGAGCGCAAGGCCATGATGATGGAGAAGGCCGATGGCTTCATCGCGCTGCCCGGCGGCGCCGGCACGCTGGAGGAATTCTTCGAGGTCTGGACCTGGGCCCAGCTCAGCATGCACCAGAAGCCCTGCGGCCTGCTCAACATCGCCGGCTACTACGACGCGCTGATGCAGTTCATCGACCACGCCGTCGACGAAGCCTTCATGCGCCCCCAGCACCGCGACATGCTGGTGGTGGAAAGCGATCCCGCCACGCTGCTGGACCGCTACGCCATCTACGAGCCGCCCAACGTCTCCAAGTGGTTCGAGCCGGTCAAGCCCGAGCATCGCGCCCCCTAA
- a CDS encoding HAD hydrolase-like protein has product MKYDIAAFDFDGTLADTMPWFNSILNTVADKYGFRKIDAAERDQLRHRDAAEILKFLGIPLWKLPAIMAHVRTLMQEIDPSVHMFDGIPDALARLKAAGVRLAVVSSNSLENVRRVLGPDTAALFDDYECGTDLFGKAAKIDRLLKRHDTAPERFLLVGDEMRDIDAARKAGVRVGSVAWGYNHVDALRERGPDELIMQVADLPAVLA; this is encoded by the coding sequence TTGAAATACGACATCGCAGCCTTCGACTTCGACGGAACCCTGGCCGATACCATGCCCTGGTTCAATTCCATCCTGAACACGGTCGCGGACAAGTACGGTTTTCGCAAGATCGACGCCGCCGAACGCGACCAGCTGCGTCACCGCGACGCCGCCGAGATCCTCAAATTCCTCGGCATCCCGCTGTGGAAGCTGCCCGCCATCATGGCGCACGTGCGCACCCTGATGCAGGAGATCGATCCCAGCGTGCACATGTTCGACGGCATTCCCGACGCGCTGGCCCGCCTGAAGGCCGCCGGGGTGCGGCTGGCGGTGGTCAGCTCCAATTCGCTGGAAAACGTGCGGCGCGTGCTGGGGCCCGACACCGCGGCCCTGTTCGACGACTACGAATGTGGCACCGACCTGTTCGGCAAGGCGGCCAAGATCGACCGGCTGCTCAAGCGCCACGACACCGCGCCGGAACGTTTCTTGCTGGTCGGAGACGAAATGCGCGACATCGACGCCGCGCGCAAGGCGGGGGTCAGGGTCGGTTCCGTGGCCTGGGGCTACAACCACGTGGACGCGTTGCGCGAGCGCGGCCCCGACGAATTGATCATGCAGGTCGCCGATCTGCCCGCCGTGCTCGCTTGA